From Polaribacter butkevichii, a single genomic window includes:
- a CDS encoding sterol desaturase family protein — MIYILITLAVFLLMECVTWCTHKFVMHGFGWYLHEDHHQPKYNGIFEKNDAFFVVFAIPSILLFYFGTYTEYTFLFFIGLGILFYGIAYFLVHDVLIHQRFKWFKQTNNRYLKGLRKAHKIHHKHLGKEEGECFGMLFVPFKYFKKPKI; from the coding sequence ATGATATACATATTAATAACATTGGCTGTTTTTTTACTAATGGAATGTGTAACTTGGTGTACACATAAATTTGTAATGCATGGCTTTGGGTGGTATTTACACGAAGATCATCATCAACCAAAATACAACGGAATTTTTGAAAAAAACGATGCTTTTTTTGTTGTTTTTGCCATACCAAGTATCTTACTTTTTTATTTTGGTACCTACACAGAATACACTTTCTTATTTTTTATAGGACTAGGAATTCTGTTTTATGGGATTGCCTATTTTTTAGTGCATGATGTATTAATTCATCAGCGTTTTAAATGGTTTAAACAGACCAATAATCGGTATTTAAAAGGATTACGTAAGGCACACAAAATTCACCATAAACATCTAGGTAAAGAAGAAGGAGAGTGTTTCGGAATGTTGTTTGTTCCGTTTAAATATTTTAAAAAACCAAAAATTTAG
- a CDS encoding metallophosphoesterase family protein: MKYLRIAILSFVLFFTTCDHPFEFSVYEANVKSDQKNTTEKNLKLLKNVTVNSAEFKFAFISDVHYYYDQLATVIDDINKRDDVLFVVFGGDIADQALLREYEIFHDIMSKLKKPYVTVIGNHDYNNNGEVIYKQMFGDYNYSFDFNNNKFILFDDTVWENHKELDFEWLTSELKDNTSFNQVFVIAHIPPYGDQFDDELEEKYRSLMEEYKVPLSIHGHTHTYLYEEGEVSYLTAPTVKKKAYSIVTVKEKDFSVELIEL, translated from the coding sequence ATGAAATATTTAAGAATAGCAATACTGAGTTTTGTATTGTTTTTTACGACTTGTGACCATCCTTTTGAATTTAGTGTTTATGAAGCGAATGTAAAATCTGATCAAAAAAACACGACTGAAAAAAACTTAAAATTACTTAAAAATGTTACTGTAAATTCTGCAGAATTTAAATTTGCATTTATTTCTGATGTACATTATTATTACGATCAACTTGCTACAGTAATTGATGACATCAACAAAAGAGATGATGTTTTATTTGTAGTTTTTGGAGGAGATATTGCAGATCAAGCATTATTAAGAGAATACGAGATTTTTCATGATATTATGTCGAAATTAAAGAAACCTTATGTAACAGTTATTGGAAATCATGATTATAATAATAACGGAGAAGTTATCTATAAACAAATGTTTGGGGATTATAATTATTCTTTTGATTTTAATAATAACAAATTTATCCTTTTTGATGATACCGTTTGGGAAAATCATAAGGAGTTAGATTTTGAGTGGCTTACATCAGAATTAAAAGATAACACCAGTTTTAATCAAGTATTTGTTATTGCTCATATTCCACCTTACGGAGATCAATTTGATGATGAGTTAGAAGAAAAATACAGATCTTTAATGGAAGAATACAAAGTTCCGCTATCAATACATGGCCATACACATACTTATCTGTATGAAGAAGGAGAAGTAAGTTATTTAACGGCGCCAACTGTTAAAAAGAAAGCATACAGTATAGTAACTGTAAAGGAAAAAGATTTTAGTGTAGAATTGATAGAATTATAA
- the mqo gene encoding malate dehydrogenase (quinone), protein MPKIVSVKHSEFVLIGGGIMTATLAIMLYEKFPGKKITIIEKLPTMAEESSEAWNNAGTGHAGNCELNYTPEKKGIVNIDKAISISEQFTETYNFWKDCAEKGYIKNLSKCISEVPHLSFVRGKKDVAFLEKRYKIMSKEPHFKGMLFSKDNEQVKEWLPLMMEGRSNKEEVAATYFEKGYDVNFGEIAEQLFRFLKKQTNVELLNHSNVYNIQKSKRNNWVVSIKGQNVGKHWMLASNYLFIGAGGGTLPLLEKANIKESKGYGGFPISGLWLRCTNPEIIERHNAKAYGKAGRGAPPMSVPHMDSRMINGRKELLFGPFAGFTTKFLKHGSMFDLPKSVEFDNIMSLLGAGYQNLPLVKYLIKQVRLSFKDRMNELREFYPEADNDDWKVVVAGQRVQIIKRNKKRFGKLEFGTEIIVSEDKTIAALLGASPGASTSYSVMKEVFDKCF, encoded by the coding sequence ATGCCCAAAATTGTATCTGTAAAACATTCAGAATTTGTGCTTATCGGAGGAGGAATAATGACTGCTACATTAGCCATAATGTTGTATGAAAAATTTCCCGGAAAAAAAATAACCATTATAGAAAAGTTACCTACAATGGCAGAAGAAAGTTCTGAAGCTTGGAATAATGCAGGTACAGGACATGCTGGAAATTGTGAACTAAATTATACACCTGAAAAGAAAGGCATTGTAAATATTGATAAAGCAATTAGTATCTCTGAACAATTTACAGAAACCTACAACTTTTGGAAAGATTGTGCAGAAAAAGGGTACATTAAAAATTTATCAAAATGTATTAGTGAAGTACCGCATCTTAGTTTTGTGAGAGGAAAAAAAGATGTTGCCTTTTTAGAAAAGCGCTATAAGATAATGAGTAAAGAACCTCATTTTAAAGGCATGCTTTTTTCTAAAGATAACGAACAAGTAAAAGAATGGCTTCCTTTAATGATGGAAGGGCGTTCTAACAAAGAAGAAGTTGCTGCCACTTATTTTGAAAAAGGATATGATGTGAATTTTGGTGAAATAGCAGAACAACTATTTCGTTTCTTAAAAAAACAAACCAATGTAGAATTATTAAATCATAGTAATGTTTACAATATTCAAAAATCAAAAAGAAATAATTGGGTAGTAAGTATAAAAGGACAAAATGTTGGTAAACATTGGATGTTGGCTTCTAATTATCTTTTTATAGGTGCAGGAGGCGGAACATTACCTTTACTAGAAAAAGCAAACATAAAGGAATCTAAAGGTTATGGAGGTTTCCCTATTAGTGGTCTTTGGTTACGCTGTACCAATCCAGAAATTATAGAAAGACACAACGCTAAAGCTTATGGTAAAGCTGGTCGTGGTGCACCACCAATGTCTGTACCTCACATGGATTCTAGAATGATAAACGGACGTAAAGAATTATTATTTGGTCCTTTTGCTGGTTTTACTACCAAATTCTTAAAACATGGTTCTATGTTCGATTTACCTAAATCTGTAGAATTTGATAATATTATGAGTCTTTTAGGTGCCGGTTACCAAAACTTACCGCTTGTAAAATATCTAATTAAACAAGTACGTTTATCTTTTAAAGATAGAATGAACGAGTTAAGAGAGTTCTATCCAGAAGCAGATAATGACGATTGGAAAGTAGTGGTTGCAGGTCAGCGTGTTCAAATTATTAAACGTAACAAAAAAAGGTTTGGAAAACTAGAATTCGGTACAGAAATTATTGTCTCTGAAGATAAAACCATAGCAGCTCTTTTAGGCGCATCTCCTGGCGCTTCTACCTCGTATTCTGTGATGAAAGAAGTTTTTGATAAGTGTTTTTAA
- a CDS encoding MerR family transcriptional regulator: protein MNNIKKDFTIKDLENISGIKAHTIRIWEKRYNLLQPKRTETNIRLYSNENLQKLLNIVLLNNHNFKISKIAKMSDEELILQSRELALTISVNDEAINSLKLSMFQFDKQLFNNTYNKLLQKKTFREIFKEVFIPFLNQIGLLWQTDTLNPANEHFISNLISQKILLKIEEIQFNISNTSRTYVLFLPENEIHELGLLYLNYELVLRGFHTIYLGQSLPLNNLNYFLESKSEISFITSLTIKPYDDKIEEYFKEINDLITPTNHTFIATGNKVEKVKHLTLNSRIQLHDSIIDLLKVL from the coding sequence TTGAACAATATTAAAAAAGATTTTACAATTAAAGACCTTGAAAATATTTCAGGAATTAAAGCACATACCATTCGTATTTGGGAAAAGAGGTATAATCTTTTACAGCCAAAAAGAACGGAAACCAATATTCGTTTATATTCTAATGAAAACTTACAGAAACTTTTAAATATTGTTTTATTAAACAATCATAATTTTAAGATTTCTAAGATTGCTAAAATGTCTGATGAAGAACTAATTTTGCAATCTAGAGAATTGGCTCTTACTATTTCTGTTAATGATGAGGCAATTAATTCTTTAAAGTTATCCATGTTTCAGTTTGATAAACAGTTATTTAACAATACTTATAATAAGCTTTTACAAAAAAAGACCTTTAGAGAAATTTTTAAAGAGGTGTTTATACCTTTTTTAAATCAAATAGGTCTATTATGGCAAACCGATACTTTAAACCCTGCCAATGAGCATTTTATTTCTAATTTAATTTCTCAAAAAATTCTTCTTAAGATAGAAGAAATTCAATTTAATATTTCTAATACGTCTAGAACGTATGTATTGTTTTTGCCAGAAAATGAAATTCATGAATTGGGGCTTTTATATTTAAATTACGAGCTAGTTTTAAGAGGGTTTCATACTATTTATTTAGGGCAAAGTTTACCATTAAATAATTTAAACTATTTTTTAGAGAGTAAAAGTGAAATTTCTTTTATAACATCTTTAACAATAAAACCGTATGATGATAAAATTGAAGAATATTTTAAAGAAATTAATGATTTAATTACACCAACAAATCATACATTTATTGCAACAGGTAATAAAGTAGAAAAAGTAAAACACCTTACGTTAAATTCAAGAATTCAATTACATGATTCTATAATAGATTTGTTAAAAGTCTTGTAA
- a CDS encoding RNA polymerase sigma factor, whose amino-acid sequence MQKDLEKNFLEVFEKNQNIAHKICRVYTTNQSAHNDLFQEITIQLWKNYPKFRGDSKFSTWMYRVALNTAISLYRKSTRTVKTQDITDFAYKIKATDYDDTEEIQLRSLYKAIHQLNDIDKALIFLYLEDKPYKEISETLGISSVNARVKMNRAKEKLKNILNP is encoded by the coding sequence GTGCAAAAAGATTTAGAAAAGAATTTTTTAGAGGTCTTTGAGAAAAATCAAAATATAGCACATAAAATTTGTAGAGTTTATACTACAAATCAAAGTGCACATAATGATTTGTTTCAAGAGATAACAATTCAACTTTGGAAAAATTATCCAAAGTTTAGAGGAGATTCTAAGTTTAGTACTTGGATGTATAGAGTAGCTTTAAACACAGCAATTTCGCTGTATAGAAAATCTACAAGAACCGTTAAAACCCAAGATATAACTGATTTTGCTTATAAAATTAAAGCAACGGATTATGATGATACAGAAGAAATACAATTAAGGTCTTTATACAAAGCAATTCATCAATTAAATGATATTGACAAAGCATTGATATTTTTATACCTTGAAGACAAACCCTATAAGGAAATTTCTGAAACACTAGGTATATCTTCTGTAAATGCAAGAGTGAAAATGAACAGAGCAAAAGAAAAATTAAAAAACATCTTAAACCCATAA
- a CDS encoding lycopene cyclase domain-containing protein: protein MYLYLLLNLGSLSIPLLYSFEKKMRFIKHWKAVFLSLTLVSIVFLIWDAIFTANGVWGFNPDYHLNFLLFGMPIDEWMFFICIPYASIFIHYSLEYFKPNLVISEKITKLITIFFMVILLPVIFMNTDKAYTFVNYTFLVLVLLIGFFFGIKDLQRFYISFLIILIPFFMVNGVLTGTGIAEPIVWYNDAENLGIRLLTIPIEDVGYAFTMIFGNVLLIEKFKKKV from the coding sequence GTGTATCTATATCTGCTTTTAAATCTCGGTTCTCTTAGTATTCCGCTTTTATATTCTTTCGAGAAAAAAATGCGATTTATAAAACATTGGAAAGCAGTTTTTCTTTCGTTAACACTTGTTTCAATTGTTTTTTTAATTTGGGATGCAATTTTTACAGCTAATGGAGTTTGGGGGTTTAACCCAGATTATCATTTAAATTTCTTGCTTTTTGGAATGCCTATTGACGAGTGGATGTTCTTTATTTGCATTCCGTATGCAAGTATATTTATTCATTATTCTTTAGAATATTTTAAACCTAATTTGGTTATTTCAGAAAAGATTACAAAGTTGATTACAATATTTTTTATGGTGATTTTGCTTCCTGTAATTTTTATGAATACAGATAAAGCCTATACTTTTGTAAATTATACTTTTCTGGTTTTAGTACTCTTAATTGGTTTTTTCTTCGGAATTAAAGACTTACAACGGTTTTATATATCATTCCTTATTATTTTAATTCCGTTTTTTATGGTAAACGGAGTTTTAACGGGAACAGGAATTGCAGAACCAATCGTTTGGTATAACGATGCAGAAAACTTAGGAATCCGCTTATTAACAATACCTATTGAAGATGTAGGCTATGCTTTTACGATGATTTTTGGTAATGTTTTATTGATTGAAAAATTCAAGAAAAAAGTTTAA
- a CDS encoding phytoene/squalene synthase family protein, with amino-acid sequence MKELFDSVSNDCSKLVTKKYSTSFSLAVNMLSPKIRTDIYNIYGFVRFADEIVDTFHDYDKEVLMAHFERDYYLAKEHGISLNPILNSFQHTVNKYKIPDEMVQAFLKSMKADLFKTEYETKQEYDAYIYGSADVVGLMCLKVFVDGDDKRFDELKDAAMRLGSAFQKVNFLRDLKDDFEVLNRSYFPNINLGELDATSKALIIDEIEADFDFAYQNGILKLPVEAKFGVYMAYRYYKRLLKKLKKVPSEKIMDTRIRISDPMKINLLARSYVKYKLNII; translated from the coding sequence ATGAAAGAGTTATTTGACAGTGTTTCTAATGATTGTAGCAAGTTGGTTACAAAAAAATACAGTACTTCTTTTTCGTTGGCAGTAAATATGTTGTCTCCAAAAATTAGAACTGATATTTATAATATTTATGGGTTTGTTCGTTTTGCTGATGAAATTGTAGATACTTTTCATGACTATGATAAGGAAGTATTAATGGCCCATTTTGAAAGAGATTATTATCTTGCAAAAGAACATGGTATAAGTTTAAATCCTATTTTAAACTCCTTTCAGCATACCGTAAATAAATATAAAATTCCGGATGAAATGGTGCAAGCTTTTTTAAAAAGTATGAAAGCCGATTTATTTAAAACGGAATATGAAACCAAACAAGAATACGATGCCTATATTTATGGCTCTGCAGATGTAGTTGGTTTAATGTGTTTAAAAGTTTTTGTGGATGGTGATGATAAAAGGTTTGATGAATTAAAAGATGCTGCTATGCGTTTAGGTTCTGCTTTTCAAAAAGTGAACTTTTTGCGTGATTTAAAAGATGATTTTGAAGTATTAAATCGTTCTTATTTTCCGAATATCAATTTAGGAGAATTAGATGCAACTTCTAAAGCACTTATTATTGATGAAATTGAAGCTGATTTTGATTTTGCTTACCAAAACGGTATTCTTAAATTGCCTGTGGAAGCAAAGTTTGGGGTATATATGGCTTATAGATATTACAAAAGGTTGTTAAAAAAACTAAAGAAAGTTCCATCAGAAAAAATTATGGATACTCGAATTAGAATTTCCGACCCAATGAAAATTAACTTATTGGCAAGGAGTTATGTAAAATATAAATTAAATATTATATAG
- a CDS encoding phytoene desaturase family protein, with amino-acid sequence MKKKIYIIGSGFSALSASCYLAKAGYEVTVLEKNDTLGGRARQYKKDGFTFDLGPSWYWMPDVFERFFGDFDKKPSDYYILDKLNPGYEVYFGEKSSVKISSELKEIYDLFESEEKGSAKHLKTFLDSAKSNYDTAIKDLVYQPGISPLELVNTTTIARVTQFFSTIRKQVRKNIKSTKLIKILEFPVLFLGAKPSNTPAFYNFMNYADFGLGTWHPRGGMYKVIEGMVSLAESLGVTFITNANVDKIITDTSKNVTGLLVNGKEIKTDLVLSGADYHHTETLLDASVRQYSEGYWDKKTFAPSSLLFYVGFDKKIENVSHHTLFFDTDFDAHAKEIYDDPQWPSDPLFYANFTSITDTTSAPAGKEAGFFLIPLAPGIKDTEVLREAYFHKIMDRFEKLTNQEVKKHVLFKRSFCVNDFKSEYNSYKGNAYGMANTLLQTAFLRPKIKSSKINNLYFTGQLTVPGPGVPPALISGKIASELIFKNQQ; translated from the coding sequence ATGAAGAAGAAAATTTATATAATTGGTTCAGGTTTTTCTGCTTTATCAGCTTCTTGCTATTTAGCAAAAGCAGGATATGAAGTTACTGTTTTAGAAAAAAATGATACGTTAGGAGGTAGAGCTAGACAATATAAAAAAGACGGTTTTACTTTTGATTTGGGACCTTCTTGGTACTGGATGCCAGATGTTTTTGAACGTTTTTTTGGGGATTTTGATAAAAAACCTTCTGATTATTACATTTTAGATAAGTTAAACCCTGGTTACGAAGTTTATTTTGGTGAAAAATCATCCGTTAAAATTTCTAGTGAATTAAAAGAAATTTATGACCTTTTTGAAAGCGAAGAAAAAGGAAGTGCCAAACATTTAAAAACCTTTTTAGATTCTGCAAAATCTAATTATGATACTGCTATAAAAGATTTGGTGTATCAACCTGGTATTTCTCCTTTAGAGTTGGTAAATACTACAACGATTGCAAGGGTTACTCAGTTTTTTTCAACCATAAGAAAACAGGTGCGTAAAAACATAAAGAGTACCAAACTAATTAAAATATTAGAATTTCCTGTGTTGTTTTTAGGGGCAAAACCAAGCAATACACCTGCATTTTACAATTTTATGAATTATGCCGATTTTGGACTTGGTACATGGCATCCAAGAGGTGGAATGTATAAAGTGATTGAAGGAATGGTTTCTTTAGCAGAAAGTTTAGGTGTTACATTTATTACCAATGCAAATGTTGATAAAATTATAACCGATACCTCTAAAAATGTAACCGGTTTGTTAGTTAATGGAAAAGAAATAAAAACAGATTTGGTTTTAAGTGGTGCAGATTATCATCATACAGAAACGTTGTTAGATGCATCTGTTAGGCAATATTCGGAAGGGTATTGGGACAAAAAAACATTTGCTCCGTCTTCTTTATTATTTTATGTTGGTTTTGATAAAAAAATTGAAAACGTAAGTCATCATACGTTGTTTTTTGATACAGATTTTGATGCGCATGCAAAAGAAATTTATGATGATCCGCAATGGCCATCAGATCCACTTTTTTATGCAAACTTTACATCCATTACAGATACAACTTCTGCACCAGCAGGAAAAGAAGCTGGTTTTTTCTTGATTCCTTTAGCTCCTGGTATTAAAGATACAGAGGTTTTAAGAGAAGCGTATTTTCATAAAATTATGGATCGTTTTGAGAAATTAACAAATCAAGAGGTAAAAAAGCACGTGTTGTTTAAAAGGTCATTTTGTGTAAATGATTTTAAAAGCGAATACAATTCTTATAAAGGTAATGCATACGGAATGGCTAACACTCTTTTACAAACTGCTTTTCTAAGACCAAAAATAAAAAGCAGTAAAATAAATAATTTGTATTTTACAGGGCAATTAACAGTTCCGGGGCCTGGTGTACCTCCGGCTTTAATATCAGGTAAAATTGCATCAGAATTAATTTTTAAAAATCAGCAATAA
- a CDS encoding esterase family protein encodes MKREYHKWYSPNLEKEMELLVFGDSGTKVLFFPPRMGRFFDYENWKIIAALEQKINNGKLQVFCVDSVDLESFYNSFKDPGYRIYRHIQYENYVIDEVLPLANSINPSKNVTSAGCSLGAYHAVNIAMRHPNLFTKVVGMSGRYDLTKSSGYFNDLFNGFHNDFVYFNMPNQYLKNLKDSFLIEQLSKMDIILAIGKEDSFLESNLKLSNILKEKEIPHQLFEWNEEAHRARYWRKMVDIYF; translated from the coding sequence ATGAAAAGAGAATATCATAAATGGTATAGTCCTAATCTTGAAAAAGAAATGGAACTTCTTGTATTTGGAGATTCAGGTACAAAAGTGTTATTTTTCCCTCCAAGAATGGGACGCTTTTTTGATTATGAAAACTGGAAAATTATTGCCGCTTTAGAACAAAAAATCAACAACGGAAAATTACAAGTTTTTTGTGTAGATAGTGTAGATTTAGAATCTTTTTATAATAGTTTTAAAGACCCAGGATATCGTATATATAGACATATCCAATACGAAAACTATGTTATTGATGAAGTCTTACCACTTGCCAATTCAATTAACCCTAGTAAAAATGTTACTTCTGCAGGTTGTAGTTTAGGAGCCTATCATGCTGTTAACATTGCCATGCGTCACCCTAATTTATTTACCAAAGTTGTTGGGATGAGTGGGCGTTATGATTTAACAAAATCTAGCGGATACTTTAACGATTTGTTTAACGGTTTTCATAATGATTTTGTTTATTTTAATATGCCTAATCAATATTTAAAAAACTTAAAAGATTCTTTTTTAATTGAACAATTAAGTAAAATGGATATTATTTTAGCAATCGGAAAAGAAGACTCTTTTTTAGAAAGCAACTTAAAATTATCTAATATTTTAAAGGAAAAAGAAATACCTCATCAATTATTTGAATGGAATGAAGAAGCACACAGAGCTAGGTATTGGAGAAAAATGGTGGATATCTATTTTTAA
- a CDS encoding GDSL-type esterase/lipase family protein, whose product MFWFHSDLERLENQIQNLDYKPRMIFYGSSTITLWNELTTIFKEHHPVNLGFGGATLAACTWFFDRIFKNIEEIDAIIIYAGDNDLGEGRHPEEVLLYLENLLLKIRTKYGNVKCTCISIKPSVARNHLLESILFTNKNTERLMSKDDNFHFVNIYDDLLDRNGKANGKYFKEDGLHFNSQGYQILTKSLLRNPKIFPIKILQKG is encoded by the coding sequence ATGTTTTGGTTTCATTCAGATTTAGAGCGATTAGAAAATCAAATTCAGAATTTAGACTATAAACCTAGAATGATTTTTTATGGTAGTTCTACAATTACCTTATGGAACGAATTAACCACAATTTTTAAGGAACATCATCCTGTAAACTTAGGTTTTGGAGGAGCAACTTTAGCTGCATGCACCTGGTTTTTTGATCGTATTTTTAAAAACATAGAAGAAATAGATGCTATTATAATTTATGCAGGAGATAATGATTTAGGAGAAGGCAGACATCCAGAAGAGGTACTGCTCTACTTAGAAAACTTATTATTAAAAATTAGAACAAAATACGGAAACGTTAAATGCACATGCATTTCTATAAAACCGAGTGTTGCTCGTAATCATTTATTAGAAAGTATTCTTTTTACAAATAAAAACACCGAAAGATTAATGTCTAAAGATGATAATTTTCATTTTGTAAATATTTATGATGACCTATTAGATAGAAATGGAAAAGCTAATGGTAAATACTTTAAAGAAGATGGATTACATTTTAACTCCCAAGGCTATCAAATACTAACAAAATCACTTCTTAGAAATCCAAAAATATTTCCTATAAAAATTCTCCAAAAAGGATAA
- a CDS encoding D-2-hydroxyacid dehydrogenase — protein MMNLVVLDGYTLNPGDLSWDGLKQFGDLKVYDRTTFKTETIIKNIGNATVVFTNKTPLTKSILEKIPTIKYIGVLATGYNVVDVEYAKEHGITVTNIPAYSTRSVAQFTMGLLLEMCHNIGNHNAAVQNGEWLTSPDFTFSKSPLIELVGKTIGIIGFGEIGQATAKLAAAFGLNILVHSRTKYPELETETCQYVSLDTLFKKADIISLHCPLTESTSGIINKATIDKMKDGVLIINTARGGLIIEKDLRDALNSGKVASAAVDVISTEPMLANNPLLNAKNCIITPHIAWAPKEARTRLMQTAVNNLDAFINGNPINVINA, from the coding sequence ATGATGAATTTAGTAGTTTTAGATGGATATACACTAAACCCAGGCGACTTAAGTTGGGACGGATTAAAACAGTTTGGAGATTTAAAAGTTTATGATAGAACAACTTTTAAAACAGAAACAATAATTAAAAATATTGGTAATGCAACCGTTGTATTTACTAATAAAACTCCGTTAACAAAAAGTATACTAGAAAAAATACCTACTATTAAATATATTGGTGTTTTAGCAACTGGTTATAATGTAGTTGATGTTGAATACGCAAAAGAACACGGAATTACAGTAACAAATATCCCTGCGTATAGCACCCGCTCAGTAGCTCAATTTACAATGGGCTTATTGCTAGAAATGTGTCATAATATTGGAAACCATAATGCTGCTGTTCAAAATGGAGAGTGGTTAACTAGTCCTGATTTTACATTTAGCAAATCTCCGTTAATAGAATTAGTTGGAAAAACAATTGGTATTATTGGTTTTGGAGAAATAGGACAAGCAACCGCTAAATTAGCAGCAGCCTTTGGATTAAATATTTTGGTACATAGTAGAACTAAATATCCAGAATTAGAAACTGAAACTTGCCAATATGTCTCTTTAGACACTTTGTTTAAAAAAGCAGATATAATTAGTTTACATTGTCCGCTTACAGAAAGCACCTCAGGTATCATCAATAAAGCAACTATTGATAAAATGAAAGATGGTGTGCTTATTATTAACACTGCTAGAGGTGGATTAATAATAGAAAAAGACCTTAGAGATGCTCTGAATTCAGGTAAAGTAGCAAGTGCAGCGGTAGACGTAATTTCTACAGAACCTATGTTAGCTAATAATCCTTTATTAAATGCAAAGAACTGCATTATAACACCTCATATTGCTTGGGCTCCAAAAGAAGCGCGTACTCGCTTAATGCAAACTGCTGTTAATAATTTAGATGCTTTTATTAATGGAAATCCTATCAATGTAATAAACGCTTAG
- the argH gene encoding argininosuccinate lyase: MKLWDKGFSIDQQIEKFTVGNDREIDMHIAKYDVQASLAHAIMLESIGIITADELKDLKRGLEELAADIENGTFIIEASFEDVHSKIEWELTNKLGEVGKKIHTARSRNDQVLVALQLYYKENLSIINDKTKTLFDTLLNLAETHKESLLPGYTHLQVAMPSSFGLWFSAYAELLIDDVYMLNAVSKVVDQNPLGSAAGYGSSFPIDRELTTKELEFATLKYNVVAAQLSRGKSERSIASALGGLCNTMSRFAMDVCLYMSQNFSFISFPDELTTGSSIMPHKKNPDVFELIRGKCNKIQALQTEMILITNNLPTGYHRDYQLLKENIINAFEDVKDILDIFNYSIQQVIVKDIDLDDEKYQYLFTVDSINNLVVEGMSFREAYQKIGGQVQAGTYKPDLGKQHTHVGSIHNLSLDKIAEKYPKQ; the protein is encoded by the coding sequence ATGAAGTTGTGGGATAAAGGATTTTCAATAGATCAACAAATAGAAAAATTTACGGTAGGTAATGATAGAGAAATTGACATGCATATTGCCAAATATGATGTTCAGGCTTCTTTAGCTCATGCCATAATGCTAGAATCAATTGGTATTATTACTGCGGATGAACTAAAAGATTTAAAGAGAGGATTAGAAGAATTAGCAGCTGATATTGAAAACGGCACTTTTATCATTGAAGCTTCTTTTGAAGATGTACACTCTAAGATTGAATGGGAATTAACCAATAAATTAGGAGAAGTCGGTAAGAAAATTCATACTGCACGTTCTAGAAACGATCAAGTTTTAGTTGCTTTACAATTATATTATAAAGAGAATTTATCAATTATAAATGATAAAACTAAAACACTTTTTGATACACTTTTAAACCTTGCAGAAACACACAAAGAAAGCTTATTACCTGGTTATACACATTTACAAGTGGCAATGCCATCATCTTTTGGGTTATGGTTTTCTGCTTATGCAGAATTGTTAATTGATGATGTGTATATGCTAAATGCTGTTTCTAAAGTTGTAGATCAAAATCCTTTAGGTTCTGCTGCAGGTTACGGAAGTTCTTTCCCTATAGACAGAGAACTAACTACAAAAGAATTAGAATTTGCAACCTTAAAATACAATGTTGTGGCAGCACAATTAAGTAGAGGAAAAAGCGAACGTTCTATAGCTTCTGCTTTAGGTGGTTTGTGTAACACTATGTCTCGCTTTGCAATGGATGTTTGTTTGTATATGAGTCAGAATTTTAGTTTTATATCTTTTCCTGATGAATTAACTACAGGAAGTAGCATTATGCCACACAAGAAAAACCCAGATGTGTTTGAATTGATTCGTGGAAAATGTAATAAAATTCAGGCATTACAAACAGAAATGATTTTAATTACCAACAATTTACCAACGGGTTATCACAGAGATTATCAATTATTAAAAGAAAACATCATCAATGCTTTTGAAGATGTTAAAGATATTTTAGACATCTTTAATTACTCTATTCAGCAAGTAATTGTAAAAGATATCGATTTAGATGATGAAAAATATCAATATTTATTTACGGTTGATAGCATTAATAATTTAGTGGTAGAAGGCATGTCTTTTAGAGAAGCATATCAAAAAATTGGAGGACAAGTACAAGCAGGCACTTACAAACCAGATTTAGGGAAACAACACACTCATGTTGGAAGTATACATAATTTATCTTTGGATAAAATTGCCGAAAAATACCCTAAACAATAA